A stretch of Acidovorax sp. RAC01 DNA encodes these proteins:
- a CDS encoding DUF4238 domain-containing protein, with protein MTDSRNHHFIPQGYLRGFGSKRGKHHMVIVHDLNDKKTYETNTRNVCAQRDFMRFEFNDRAPDWLETEFGKLESRSVTAIREVVSSGIFDGENKDYILNLMALLAVRSPEQRENMREFQARVAQRMMDLVLSKKEHWESQMEEMKEKTGKSSLVTYEEAKNFHMRGEYKIEVARERHIQTEIGLHHTVLQLLGQRKWTLYIVSGDYGEFITTNRPVVIAYINPESVPLLLRHSPGFGLKNTEIYFPLTSRALLIGRWT; from the coding sequence ATGACTGATTCTCGCAATCATCACTTCATACCCCAAGGCTACTTGCGCGGCTTCGGCTCGAAGCGCGGCAAGCACCACATGGTGATAGTCCACGATCTCAATGACAAAAAAACTTACGAAACTAACACGCGCAACGTCTGCGCTCAGCGCGATTTCATGCGATTCGAATTCAACGATCGCGCGCCTGACTGGCTTGAGACCGAATTTGGAAAACTCGAATCGAGGTCAGTAACGGCAATACGCGAAGTGGTGTCTTCAGGGATATTTGACGGCGAAAACAAGGACTACATACTCAACCTGATGGCACTGCTCGCAGTGCGCTCGCCCGAGCAACGGGAAAACATGCGGGAATTTCAAGCGCGCGTGGCGCAGCGCATGATGGACTTGGTGCTCTCGAAGAAAGAGCACTGGGAATCTCAAATGGAGGAGATGAAAGAAAAAACTGGCAAGTCATCTCTAGTGACGTACGAGGAAGCAAAAAACTTCCACATGCGAGGCGAATACAAAATCGAGGTCGCACGCGAACGCCATATTCAAACGGAGATCGGTCTGCATCACACAGTGTTGCAATTGCTTGGCCAGCGGAAGTGGACCTTGTACATCGTGTCCGGAGACTATGGCGAATTTATCACTACAAATCGACCTGTCGTTATCGCTTACATCAATCCCGAAAGCGTGCCATTGCTCCTGCGACACAGCCCAGGCTTTGGCCTCAAAAACACTGAAATCTATTTTCCACTGACAAGTCGCGCGCTCCTGATAGGTCGTTGGACTTGA
- a CDS encoding IS3 family transposase, producing MILSLQQGLAQDGVKVSLVKLCQWFEMPRRTVYYRSVKTAPKVQDHLVKPIKAMIEANPSFGYRTVAHLLGFNKNTVQRIFQLKGWQVRKRPVGFRPRIQALPSVAKAPDERWATDLCRVWAGRDGWASLALVIDCYSRELLGWHLSRSGRSKTAEAALEQALIARYGCLGKVKQPFLLRSDNGLVFTSRSYTALVKSYGLQQEFITPYSPEQNGMVERVIRTLKEQCVHRHRFETLQHASRVIADWISFYNHRRPHQALAMKTPAEAYALAA from the coding sequence ATGATCCTCAGCCTTCAGCAGGGATTGGCACAAGACGGAGTCAAAGTCAGCCTGGTCAAGCTGTGTCAGTGGTTCGAGATGCCGCGGCGCACGGTGTATTACCGCAGCGTCAAAACTGCGCCGAAGGTGCAGGATCATCTGGTCAAGCCGATCAAGGCCATGATCGAGGCGAACCCATCGTTCGGGTATCGGACGGTGGCGCATCTGCTGGGATTCAACAAGAACACCGTGCAGCGCATCTTTCAGCTCAAGGGCTGGCAGGTTCGCAAACGACCTGTGGGCTTCAGGCCTCGCATTCAGGCTCTGCCATCCGTTGCCAAGGCGCCGGATGAACGCTGGGCCACAGACCTGTGCCGTGTATGGGCAGGGCGTGATGGCTGGGCTTCGCTGGCCCTGGTAATCGACTGCTACAGCCGCGAATTACTGGGTTGGCACCTCAGCCGCAGCGGCCGCTCCAAGACGGCCGAGGCCGCGTTGGAGCAAGCCTTGATCGCCCGGTACGGTTGCTTGGGTAAGGTCAAGCAACCGTTCCTGTTGAGATCGGATAACGGTTTGGTGTTCACCAGCCGCAGCTACACGGCACTGGTCAAAAGCTACGGGCTACAGCAGGAGTTCATCACCCCGTACAGCCCCGAGCAGAACGGCATGGTCGAGCGCGTGATCAGAACGCTCAAAGAGCAGTGCGTTCACCGCCACCGATTTGAAACCCTGCAGCACGCCAGTCGCGTGATCGCAGACTGGATCAGCTTTTACAACCACCGGCGCCCACACCAGGCGCTGGCCATGAAGACCCCCGCTGAGGCTTATGCTTTAGCAGCCTGA
- a CDS encoding DUF1153 domain-containing protein translates to MSTLMEDDIKRWTAKRKTALVLDIIQGKTTVSEASRTYDLNPSEVEQWVDDGKKGMENALRTKPLEVKEQYERQLSDLQQAYGEAMLELRARKKLASLLGNEDEK, encoded by the coding sequence ATGAGCACCCTGATGGAAGACGACATCAAGCGCTGGACGGCCAAGCGTAAGACGGCCCTGGTTCTGGACATCATTCAAGGCAAGACGACCGTGTCGGAAGCCAGCCGGACCTATGACCTCAACCCTTCTGAGGTAGAGCAGTGGGTCGACGATGGCAAGAAGGGCATGGAGAACGCTCTGCGAACCAAGCCCCTGGAAGTCAAAGAGCAGTACGAGCGCCAGCTCAGTGACTTGCAGCAGGCCTACGGCGAAGCCATGCTGGAGCTGCGTGCCAGAAAAAAGCTGGCTTCCCTGCTGGGCAACGAGGACGAGAAATGA
- a CDS encoding glutathione S-transferase family protein, whose amino-acid sequence MLHLHHCISARSFRPLWMLEELQLPYQLHMLPFPPRAKARWFLDENPLGTVPLLVQGDVHMTESAAICQYLAATHPDAGLDVAPTHPAYGAYLNWLHMSDATLTFPQTLVLRYGRFEPAERQQPQVVADYSRWFLARLRAVETALQRGEHLCAGRFTAADVAVGYALLLAQHLTLNEQFGPATQAYWQRLQQRPGYQRAMAAQLQAAEEQGVPDTPAPDVRP is encoded by the coding sequence ATGCTCCACCTCCACCACTGCATCAGCGCCCGCTCCTTCCGCCCCCTGTGGATGCTCGAAGAGCTGCAGCTCCCCTACCAGCTCCACATGCTGCCCTTCCCACCGCGCGCCAAGGCCCGGTGGTTTCTGGACGAAAACCCGCTGGGCACGGTGCCGCTGCTGGTGCAGGGCGATGTGCACATGACCGAATCGGCGGCCATCTGCCAGTACCTGGCCGCCACGCACCCCGATGCGGGGCTGGATGTGGCGCCCACGCACCCGGCGTATGGCGCATACCTGAACTGGCTGCACATGAGCGATGCCACGCTGACCTTTCCGCAGACGCTGGTGCTGCGCTATGGCCGCTTTGAGCCGGCAGAGCGGCAGCAGCCGCAGGTGGTGGCGGATTACAGCCGCTGGTTTCTGGCACGGTTGCGGGCGGTGGAGACCGCGCTGCAGCGGGGCGAGCACCTGTGCGCGGGCCGATTCACGGCGGCGGATGTGGCGGTGGGTTATGCGCTGCTGCTGGCGCAGCACCTCACGCTCAACGAACAGTTCGGCCCGGCCACGCAGGCCTACTGGCAGCGGCTGCAGCAGCGGCCCGGCTACCAGCGGGCGATGGCGGCGCAGTTGCAGGCGGCAGAAGAGCAGGGTGTGCCGGACACCCCGGCGCCTGATGTGCGGCCCTGA
- a CDS encoding patatin-like phospholipase family protein, protein MTRTRLDRFPRMVAALALVLAAAMLAGCASGKPWINEPLPPEDQNLPVRKTERDPTMLVAITLSGGGARAAAFGFGVLTAMQETRYHWNGAETTLLDATDVVSGVSGGSIVAAYLAAHGINGLPRFEQEFLRDNFQNSLITQALRPGNLADLTSPWLGRSHLLARRLDDLYKGMTFGDVARRPRHPQLFITATDMSLGAGFEFTWEQFALICSDLRSVPLSFAVASSSAVPLLLSPMTLRNYADRCPPRQLPPRASAAAAGAPADYRARLYRAHELSYTDAKSKPYIHLVDGGLADNLGVQRLLDRALAGGGLRQTFSEVGIPPATIRKLVLITVNAERDPSEKIEMSDRVPNMAQVVDALLFGTGARATRETQEFLRDITRQWREALASGGATGTDAFAPDAEIHVIPVNLRDAPDDVARRRLLQVPTAFSITQDEVTDLIAAGGSVLRNAPEFRALLQSLEQRPAPAAGLQARD, encoded by the coding sequence ATGACCCGCACACGCTTGGACCGGTTTCCAAGAATGGTGGCCGCGCTGGCACTGGTGCTGGCAGCGGCCATGCTGGCGGGCTGCGCATCTGGCAAGCCGTGGATCAACGAGCCCCTGCCGCCTGAAGATCAGAACCTGCCCGTGCGCAAGACCGAGCGCGACCCGACCATGCTGGTGGCCATCACGCTGTCGGGCGGTGGTGCGCGGGCGGCCGCCTTCGGCTTTGGCGTGCTGACCGCCATGCAGGAAACGCGCTACCACTGGAACGGCGCCGAGACCACGCTGCTGGATGCCACCGATGTGGTCAGCGGCGTCTCGGGCGGCAGCATCGTGGCGGCCTACCTGGCGGCGCACGGCATCAATGGCCTGCCCCGGTTTGAGCAGGAGTTTCTGCGCGATAACTTCCAGAACAGTCTGATCACCCAGGCCCTGCGCCCCGGCAACCTGGCAGACCTGACCTCGCCCTGGCTGGGCCGCTCGCACCTGCTGGCGCGGCGGCTGGACGACCTCTACAAGGGCATGACCTTTGGCGACGTGGCGCGGCGCCCGCGCCACCCGCAGCTGTTCATCACCGCCACCGACATGTCGCTGGGCGCGGGCTTTGAGTTCACCTGGGAGCAGTTCGCGCTGATCTGCTCGGACCTGCGCAGCGTGCCGCTGTCATTTGCGGTGGCGTCTTCATCGGCCGTGCCCCTGCTGCTCAGCCCCATGACGCTGCGCAACTACGCCGACCGCTGCCCGCCCCGCCAGCTGCCGCCGCGCGCCTCTGCTGCTGCGGCAGGCGCACCGGCCGACTACCGTGCCCGCCTGTACCGCGCCCACGAGCTGAGCTATACCGACGCCAAGAGCAAGCCCTACATCCACCTGGTGGATGGCGGCCTGGCCGACAACCTGGGTGTGCAGCGCCTGCTGGACCGCGCGCTGGCCGGCGGCGGCCTGCGCCAGACCTTCAGCGAGGTTGGCATCCCGCCCGCCACCATCCGCAAGCTGGTGCTCATCACCGTGAATGCTGAGCGCGACCCGTCGGAAAAGATCGAGATGAGCGACCGCGTGCCCAACATGGCCCAGGTGGTGGACGCGCTGCTGTTCGGCACCGGCGCCCGTGCCACACGCGAAACGCAGGAGTTTCTGCGCGACATCACCCGCCAGTGGCGCGAGGCGCTGGCCTCCGGCGGCGCCACCGGCACCGATGCGTTTGCACCCGATGCCGAGATTCACGTCATCCCGGTCAACCTGCGGGATGCGCCGGACGACGTCGCCCGCCGCCGCCTGCTGCAGGTGCCCACGGCGTTCTCCATCACCCAGGATGAGGTCACCGACCTGATCGCCGCCGGGGGCAGCGTGCTGCGCAATGCCCCGGAATTTCGGGCGCTGCTGCAGTCGCTGGAGCAACGGCCTGCGCCGGCGGCTGGGTTGCAGGCCAGGGACTGA
- a CDS encoding HAD family hydrolase, which yields MKFEAILFDCDGVLVDSEPITNGVLCTMLNEAGWAISPAQCMEVFIGKTVRREAARIEAHTGRPLTDAWMAEFYDRRNTRLADELTAIEHIHPAIERVHAHHGGRIACASGADRYKVELQLAKVGLAPYFEGRIFSGHEMPATKPAPDVYLAAAAALQAPPARCAVVEDTVTGVMAGVAAGATVYAYAPLGNAGPLVAAGATQVFASMAELPALLGC from the coding sequence ATGAAATTTGAAGCAATCCTGTTTGACTGCGACGGCGTGCTGGTAGACAGCGAACCCATCACCAACGGCGTGCTGTGCACCATGCTCAACGAGGCGGGCTGGGCCATCAGCCCGGCGCAGTGCATGGAGGTCTTCATCGGCAAGACGGTGCGCAGGGAGGCCGCCCGCATCGAGGCCCACACCGGCCGCCCGCTGACGGACGCGTGGATGGCCGAGTTCTACGACCGGCGCAACACCCGCCTGGCCGATGAGCTGACCGCCATCGAGCACATCCACCCCGCCATCGAGCGCGTGCATGCCCACCATGGCGGACGCATTGCCTGTGCCTCTGGGGCCGACCGCTACAAGGTCGAGCTGCAGCTGGCCAAGGTGGGGCTGGCCCCGTACTTTGAAGGCCGCATCTTCAGTGGCCACGAGATGCCCGCCACCAAGCCCGCGCCCGATGTGTACCTGGCCGCGGCTGCCGCCCTGCAGGCGCCTCCTGCGCGCTGCGCCGTGGTGGAAGACACGGTGACCGGTGTGATGGCCGGCGTGGCCGCGGGCGCCACCGTGTATGCCTATGCCCCGCTGGGCAACGCCGGGCCCCTGGTGGCGGCCGGCGCCACCCAGGTGTTTGCCAGCATGGCGGAGCTGCCCGCCCTGCTGGGCTGCTGA
- a CDS encoding YchJ family protein, producing MPTSPANATAAQPCPCGRLHGSGSRARLLAYSDCCGRYVDSAAAPGAPDAESLMRSRYTAFVLQRADYLQATWHPSTRPAMLDFEPGARWLGLTVRSHCPTGVDRAEVEFVARYRVGGRAVRLHERSRFVREADQWLYVDGDQMA from the coding sequence ATGCCCACCAGCCCCGCCAACGCCACTGCGGCACAACCGTGCCCCTGCGGCCGCCTCCACGGCAGTGGCAGCCGTGCCCGGCTCCTGGCCTATAGCGACTGTTGCGGCCGCTATGTCGACAGTGCCGCAGCGCCGGGCGCGCCCGACGCCGAAAGCCTGATGCGATCGCGCTACACCGCCTTTGTGCTGCAGCGTGCAGACTACCTGCAGGCCACCTGGCACCCCAGCACCCGCCCGGCCATGCTCGACTTTGAGCCCGGGGCCCGGTGGCTGGGCCTCACGGTGCGCAGCCACTGCCCCACTGGCGTCGACCGCGCCGAAGTGGAGTTTGTGGCCCGCTACCGCGTGGGCGGCCGTGCAGTGCGCCTGCATGAGCGCAGCCGGTTCGTGCGCGAAGCGGACCAGTGGCTCTATGTGGATGGCGACCAGATGGCCTGA
- a CDS encoding DUF4197 domain-containing protein, which translates to MQRRQFLHTSLAGALLCATAQHAWALSLGDLSHADASSGVKAALGQGAEAAVALLGRTDGFLGNSQVRIGLPGYLQDAAKVLKSMGQGRRVDELVTAMNRAAEEAVPMGKDLLVKAVQNMTVTDAKNILMGGNTSVTAFFAEKTRLPLGERFLPVVNQATEKVGLTQKYNAVAGKAAGFGLLKPEEANLAQYVTGKTLDGLYFMIGEEERRIRQDPAGAGSAIVRKVFGTLR; encoded by the coding sequence ATGCAACGCCGCCAGTTCCTCCACACCAGCCTTGCGGGGGCGCTGCTGTGCGCCACCGCGCAGCACGCCTGGGCCCTGTCGCTGGGCGATCTCTCCCATGCCGATGCGTCCAGCGGCGTGAAGGCGGCGCTGGGTCAGGGCGCAGAGGCGGCAGTGGCGCTGCTGGGCCGTACCGACGGCTTCCTGGGCAACTCGCAGGTGCGCATCGGCCTGCCCGGCTACCTGCAGGATGCGGCCAAGGTACTCAAATCGATGGGGCAGGGACGGCGGGTGGATGAGCTCGTCACAGCCATGAACCGCGCCGCCGAAGAAGCCGTGCCCATGGGCAAGGACCTCTTGGTCAAGGCCGTGCAGAACATGACCGTGACCGACGCCAAGAACATCCTCATGGGCGGCAACACGTCGGTGACGGCGTTCTTTGCCGAGAAGACGCGTCTGCCGCTGGGCGAGCGCTTTCTGCCCGTGGTGAACCAGGCGACCGAGAAAGTGGGCCTCACCCAAAAGTACAACGCCGTGGCGGGCAAGGCTGCGGGTTTTGGCCTGCTCAAGCCGGAAGAGGCCAACCTGGCCCAGTACGTCACCGGCAAGACGCTGGACGGCCTGTATTTCATGATCGGCGAGGAAGAGCGCCGTATCCGCCAGGACCCTGCCGGTGCTGGCAGCGCCATCGTGCGCAAGGTGTTTGGGACGCTGCGCTGA
- a CDS encoding DUF421 domain-containing protein: MWQMSVPWWEFVLRGVVVYLFLLAFMRLSGKRQTGQYEPFDLILLLILSNAVQNSMNAGDNSLLGGLVSASTLMLLHVALTRLAFHFPRVGRWVDGKAQVLIHQGTLNQAVMRRELLTREDVEAALRAGGCLHAHEVERATIETNGQITVVLRRRGADG, translated from the coding sequence ATGTGGCAAATGAGTGTGCCGTGGTGGGAGTTTGTGCTGCGCGGCGTGGTGGTGTACCTGTTTTTGCTGGCGTTCATGCGCCTGTCGGGCAAGCGGCAGACGGGGCAATACGAGCCGTTTGACCTGATCCTGCTGCTGATCCTGTCAAACGCGGTCCAGAACTCGATGAACGCTGGCGACAACTCGCTGCTGGGCGGGCTGGTCTCGGCCAGCACGCTGATGCTGCTGCATGTGGCGCTGACGCGGCTGGCATTCCACTTTCCGCGCGTCGGGCGCTGGGTGGACGGCAAGGCCCAGGTGCTGATCCACCAGGGCACGCTGAACCAGGCGGTGATGCGCAGGGAGTTGCTGACCCGCGAGGACGTCGAGGCGGCACTGCGCGCTGGCGGCTGCCTGCACGCGCACGAGGTGGAACGCGCCACCATCGAGACCAACGGGCAGATCACCGTCGTGCTGCGCCGCCGTGGCGCGGATGGCTGA
- a CDS encoding DUF2237 family protein gives MTALNVLGTMLMPCSYDPLTGFYRDGCCNTDEHDHGTHVICARVTQEFLDFSLSRGNDLVTPRPEYRFAGLKPNNRWCLCALRWKEAYEAGVAPPVVLECTHARALDFVTLKQLQSAG, from the coding sequence ATGACTGCACTCAACGTTCTGGGCACCATGCTGATGCCCTGCTCCTACGACCCGCTGACCGGCTTCTACCGCGACGGCTGCTGCAACACCGACGAGCATGACCACGGAACGCACGTCATCTGCGCGCGCGTGACGCAGGAGTTTCTGGACTTCTCGCTGTCGCGCGGAAACGACCTGGTGACACCCCGGCCCGAGTACCGTTTCGCAGGGCTCAAACCCAACAACCGCTGGTGCCTGTGCGCCTTGCGCTGGAAGGAGGCCTACGAAGCCGGTGTGGCACCGCCCGTGGTCCTGGAATGCACGCATGCGCGGGCGCTCGATTTTGTGACGCTGAAGCAACTGCAAAGCGCGGGCTGA
- a CDS encoding HD-GYP domain-containing protein codes for MQLVPIEEVQHKLVPGMALPWNVRNAQGVLLLAKGSPLPTEGMVEVLRRRGVFVDVTDLASVQGGEGEDRQPASLAHRWYTLADRLGSQLRAVDQPTFIQRIQESVSQVITLVDADADEVIFLIVRHDHARFSSYGVAHSLHTATLCALLSQQMQWTVADRISLVGAALTMNLSMLDLQGVLASRSTPPTPAERRSIHEHPATSARWLREAGLTDSAWLGAVEQHHEVSGGGGYPQGLHTPGEMSQIVRFIDNFTAKHSPRASRKPLPAQQAARDLFMQSSGNPLASLLIKELGIYPPGCYVKLASGEIAVVTHRGESAKTPRVAAVTSPNGDVRSQPLRRDTSLPTHAITGTVPSQAVKLRVGAQDLYERRTGPVQFG; via the coding sequence ATGCAGCTGGTTCCCATCGAAGAAGTACAACATAAGCTCGTGCCCGGCATGGCACTGCCATGGAATGTTCGCAACGCTCAGGGCGTGCTGCTGCTGGCCAAAGGGTCGCCGCTGCCGACCGAGGGCATGGTCGAAGTCCTGCGGCGCCGTGGCGTGTTCGTCGATGTCACCGACCTGGCGAGCGTGCAAGGCGGCGAGGGCGAAGACCGCCAACCCGCCAGCCTGGCGCACCGCTGGTACACACTGGCCGACCGCCTGGGAAGCCAGCTGCGGGCAGTCGATCAGCCCACCTTCATCCAGCGCATCCAGGAGTCGGTCTCCCAGGTCATTACCCTGGTCGATGCCGATGCCGATGAGGTCATCTTCCTCATCGTCCGCCACGATCACGCCCGGTTTTCCAGTTATGGGGTCGCGCATTCCCTGCACACCGCCACGTTGTGTGCCTTGCTCAGCCAGCAGATGCAATGGACGGTGGCAGACCGGATCAGCCTGGTGGGCGCTGCACTGACCATGAATCTGTCCATGCTGGACCTGCAGGGCGTATTGGCCTCGCGCAGCACGCCACCGACACCTGCCGAGCGCCGGAGCATCCACGAGCATCCGGCCACCAGTGCCCGATGGCTGCGGGAAGCGGGGCTGACCGACAGTGCATGGCTCGGTGCCGTGGAACAGCACCATGAGGTCAGTGGCGGCGGTGGATACCCGCAAGGCTTGCACACGCCCGGCGAGATGTCGCAGATCGTGCGCTTCATCGACAACTTCACCGCCAAACACAGCCCACGGGCCAGTCGCAAACCGCTTCCGGCCCAACAGGCTGCGCGCGATCTGTTCATGCAAAGCAGCGGCAATCCGCTGGCCAGCCTGCTGATCAAGGAGCTGGGCATCTACCCGCCAGGCTGCTACGTCAAGCTCGCCAGTGGCGAGATTGCCGTGGTGACCCACCGGGGAGAGTCGGCCAAAACGCCCCGGGTGGCGGCCGTGACCAGCCCCAATGGCGATGTGCGCTCTCAGCCGCTGCGCCGCGACACCAGCCTGCCCACGCACGCCATCACGGGCACGGTCCCGAGCCAGGCCGTGAAGCTCCGGGTGGGAGCGCAAGACCTGTACGAGCGCCGGACGGGGCCGGTTCAGTTCGGTTAG
- a CDS encoding peptidoglycan-binding domain-containing protein: MSAAQRPRVPGRMAAAAVLGVAALLAGCETTNMRMGSSEAKTVATGSAAGAANANASDALERCESPLGTVSLIENQQAGWYTILRDQYRLPPTANLLRLLVQQSNCFVVVERGAAGMNAMTRERALMQSGEMRQGSQFGQGQVVASDYGLSPEIVFQNNNAGGASASLGGLVGGRAGGLLAVIGGSLNTKEASALLTLIDNRSGVQVAASEGSASKTDFGAMGQLMGGSGGARMGGYSNTAEGKVIAAAFMDAFNQMVISLRNYKAQTVRGQGLGGGGRLGVDGAAPPAQTSAPRAATGAQAGVAMPLRDAQARLNALGYNTGTPDGAMGQRTAAALRAFQKDKGLPQSGRLDTATADALAQ, from the coding sequence ATGTCCGCCGCACAGCGGCCGCGCGTACCCGGCCGCATGGCTGCCGCTGCCGTGCTGGGTGTGGCCGCGCTGCTGGCGGGCTGTGAAACCACGAACATGCGCATGGGCAGTTCGGAAGCCAAGACGGTGGCCACGGGCAGCGCAGCCGGTGCGGCCAACGCCAATGCCAGCGATGCGCTGGAGCGCTGCGAGAGCCCGCTGGGCACCGTGTCGCTGATCGAAAACCAGCAGGCCGGCTGGTACACCATCCTGCGCGACCAGTACCGCCTGCCGCCCACCGCCAATTTGCTGCGCCTGCTGGTGCAGCAATCGAACTGCTTTGTGGTGGTGGAGCGCGGTGCCGCAGGCATGAACGCCATGACGCGCGAGCGCGCCCTGATGCAGTCGGGCGAGATGCGCCAGGGCAGCCAGTTTGGCCAGGGGCAGGTGGTGGCGTCCGACTATGGCCTGTCGCCCGAGATCGTGTTCCAGAACAACAACGCCGGGGGTGCCTCGGCATCGCTGGGCGGCCTGGTGGGCGGGCGCGCGGGCGGGCTGCTGGCCGTGATTGGCGGCAGCCTCAACACCAAGGAGGCAAGCGCGCTGCTCACGCTGATCGACAACCGCTCGGGCGTGCAGGTGGCGGCCTCGGAAGGCAGCGCATCCAAAACCGACTTTGGCGCCATGGGCCAGCTGATGGGCGGCTCGGGCGGCGCGCGCATGGGCGGCTACTCCAACACGGCCGAGGGCAAGGTCATTGCCGCGGCTTTCATGGATGCGTTCAACCAGATGGTGATATCCCTGCGCAACTACAAGGCGCAAACGGTCCGCGGCCAGGGTCTGGGCGGCGGCGGCCGACTGGGTGTGGACGGCGCTGCGCCGCCAGCGCAGACCTCAGCCCCCCGTGCAGCCACGGGCGCACAGGCGGGCGTGGCCATGCCGCTGCGCGATGCACAGGCCCGGCTGAACGCGCTGGGCTACAACACCGGCACACCCGACGGCGCCATGGGCCAGCGCACGGCCGCCGCGCTGCGGGCATTCCAGAAGGACAAGGGCCTGCCCCAGAGCGGGCGGCTGGATACCGCGACCGCCGACGCGCTGGCGCAATGA
- a CDS encoding NAD(P)-dependent alcohol dehydrogenase, whose translation MKVIECTRYGTPDVLQWAERPMPRPGSHELLVRVVATTVNSGDWRVRALHLPPGFGPLGRLALGLRRPRQPVLGTEFSGVVEDTGVLACRFRPGDRVFGFTGSRMGCHAQYLCMDEHGPVAPTPPQLGCEQAAALCFGGSTMLHFLRRARLAAGEKVLVIGASGTVGSAAVQLARSQGARVTAVCKAANAPLMHRLGALHTIDPARHDFTALGERYDVVVDCVGTFAPEETLDILTPGGRLLLLAAGLADLLRAPWLGRSRGLRVIAGPARERAADVGELADLTARGAFVPVIDSVYPWSDFRLAHARVESRRKVGTVVLRVSGQTKQQPAPIPA comes from the coding sequence GTGAAGGTTATCGAATGCACGCGCTACGGCACACCTGACGTCCTGCAATGGGCCGAACGCCCCATGCCCCGGCCTGGCAGCCACGAGTTGCTGGTACGCGTGGTGGCCACCACGGTCAACAGCGGCGACTGGCGCGTGCGCGCGCTGCATCTGCCGCCTGGCTTTGGCCCGCTGGGCAGGTTGGCGCTGGGCCTGCGCCGCCCCAGGCAGCCGGTGCTGGGCACCGAATTTTCGGGTGTGGTCGAAGACACGGGCGTGCTGGCCTGCCGCTTCAGGCCGGGCGACCGGGTGTTTGGCTTTACAGGGTCGCGCATGGGCTGTCATGCCCAATACCTTTGCATGGACGAACACGGCCCGGTGGCACCCACACCGCCCCAGCTCGGTTGCGAGCAGGCGGCTGCGCTGTGTTTTGGCGGCAGCACCATGCTGCACTTTCTGCGCCGCGCCCGCTTGGCCGCAGGCGAGAAGGTGCTGGTCATCGGTGCCAGCGGCACGGTAGGCTCGGCCGCAGTCCAACTTGCGCGCAGCCAGGGGGCCCGCGTGACCGCAGTGTGCAAAGCCGCCAATGCGCCGCTGATGCACCGGCTGGGTGCCCTTCACACCATCGACCCGGCGCGGCATGACTTCACGGCGCTGGGCGAACGTTACGACGTGGTGGTGGACTGCGTGGGCACGTTTGCGCCCGAGGAAACCCTGGACATTCTGACCCCCGGTGGGCGCCTGCTGCTGCTGGCCGCCGGGCTGGCTGACCTGCTGCGCGCACCTTGGCTGGGCCGATCGCGCGGGCTGCGCGTGATCGCCGGGCCCGCACGGGAGCGCGCTGCCGATGTGGGTGAGCTGGCGGACCTGACAGCCCGCGGCGCGTTCGTGCCCGTCATTGACAGCGTGTACCCGTGGTCCGACTTCCGCCTGGCCCATGCCCGCGTGGA